The Lepus europaeus isolate LE1 chromosome 5, mLepTim1.pri, whole genome shotgun sequence genome includes the window gacagaatccagcgccccaaccgggactagaacccagggtgccagcgttgcaggcggaggattagcctagtgagccgtggcgccagcccaccaGTGTTAAGTACACTATACTGTCATGTAACCAATGTCCAGAAGGCTTTTTAACTTGCAAAACTGAACTCTATACCCATTAAAATGTAATTCCCATTTCCCCctatccccagcccctggcaatcaCCATTCTACTTTGTGTTTGAGTGTGACAAACTAAGTACCTCATAAGTAGAATTATCCAGCATTTATCTTTCCAAAGGACTGAATTTTGAACAAGTTTCTACCTGAGTTCTAGTCCAAACACATTTTTCCAGCCTCTCTTAACGTTAATCTTCATCACTGCTCTAGTTTTTACTAAGACTATTTGTCTTCAAGTGTTAATTACTCATTTTTACTtaattggaaggcagagagcGTGCACACATGCGCACTCACACACATAACATCTTCTACTTGCTGGATCATTCCCCCAAAGCCTttaaagctggggctgggtcaggctgaagtcaggagcccagaagtcaatctGGTACACACgtgagtgccagggacccaagtacttgagccatcacctgctgccttcccaggatgcataaAAGCAAGAAGTTGGATCTGAACTGGAGGCaagactcaaatctaggcactcctACATGGGATATGGGAGTCCCAAGATCAGTATAACTGgtgtgccacaatgtccaccaACAGGACTCTCCACCTTTAACAAGGTAGCTCATTTTTAGGGGCAGAGAAAATAGGACAGACATATCTCTTCTCAAGAGCCATATTTAACACAGTAGCATGTATTCTCTTTATGGCCAGTAACCAACTTTTTTATTCTAGTCAACTTTCCTTTTCTAACTTAAAGTTCCATTTAATATTtgcataaataataatgaaactaTGTTTAgtacatatttaaaacatttccaaAGCAAAGTCATGATTTGTCACCTACAGCACAGAAGCTCAGCAGCTGACTATAATGACATCCTATTTCAGACAGGGTTACTGATACATTAACcggtaaaagaggaaaaaaagctaCCGCTTTCTCTGATTAGACCAGGAAACAAAAGGACACTGGGACTTTGGAACAGAAGGAACCCTTGTGTGCTGAAAACTTTATTCCCTTTGGTAGACTatacaaaattcatattttattggaCAGGTATAAAAAAAGCAATAGGAAAAAGATGCACACAAAGTAGGGGTTTCTCATTATATAGTAGCTTCAACTTTTTCACATAAACAAGAAAAAGTTGTATTAGTATCTAGCATCTTAcaactttatgatttttttttaaagattttgtcaCATTTCTTTATGAAGGTTATTTCACTATGGGAACAGTCTAGTACTACTTATAGTCTCCAGCCCCCTTGGACACGTTCCCCTCCAAACTCACACGGTGGCCAGCTCACTCAGGGCCTCCTGATAGCGCAGGTACTCATTCTGGCCAAAGACcttaggaaagagaaaggaagagtgagGCTCTTTCAGTCTGGGACAGGGGTGGGATTAGGTGGGTGGGGATCCTCCAGATCCTTCAAAGAAAAACTGGCCATCGGTCTTACCCCTGTCCCGTAGCGGGCTGTCTCATAGCCCTCCAGCAGGGTATCGATGAGGGCCTTGCGCACACCCTTGAAAGGAGTACTAGTGTTTCGCAGATCGAGCAGGTAGGAGCGGAAATTCTTGCCCATTAAGGAACGAGGATGCCGGCCTTCAGCACGAAACGGGATCTCTAAGGAGATAACAGCACAATGATACCTCTTCTACCATTCTTTCTAGTTACTTTCCCAAACTCAGAAATAGGTCTAATGAAATGAGTGAATTGGAGTGAAATTCTAATGGAATTAAGGAGACCAAAGGTATGTGGCTGTACCTAAATGGCCTTAGCGGTAGAAGCACAACTGTAAGCTACGCCAAGCATAACGGATAGTGTCAACATCCTTTTCATCACCCTACTTACCCTTCCTGGCTTTAGATGTAAACTATGTTTTGGTAGACATGGAGCATATATGATAAGTGGTAACAGAATGAAGAAATCCAAGAACCATCTATCTTAGGCTTAGTGGAAAACCAGATACCACTAGCCTTTTGTCCAAGAACAAAttgccagggtctgtgctgtggcatagagggtaaagtcactgcctgctccacttctgatccagctctctgctatcgcctgggaaaacagcagaagatggcccaagcccttgcccccttgtactcgcatgggagacctggaagaagctacttgttcctggctttagatcggtccagctctggccattgtggccaattggagagtgaaccagtggatggaagaccgctttctgtgtaactttcaaataaaataaataaatattaaaaaaaagaacaaattaccTTTACCCAATCATGAAACTAACAATCTCAGGAaaagaacaggggccagcgctgtggcgcagtgggttaaagccctggtctgcagtgccagcattccatatggacatcagttcaaatcccggctgctccacttccaatccagctctctgctatggcctgggaaagcagtagaagatggcccaagtgcttgggcccctgcacccacatgggagacctggaagaaactcctggctttaggtcggtacagctctggctgttgtggccatctggagagtgaatcagcggatggaagacctttctttctctctctgcctttcaaataaataactaactaaataaaaaaaaaaaaaaaaaaaaaaaaaaaaaaaaaaagaataaaactccctagattctttggagaaaaaacaGAATTTCCTTTGGCTAAATAATTCAGTGATTACAAAACTCTAGGTAATTCTTACTATCCAGAGAAGTGCTGAAAGGACAAATCCTAACATACATTATAGGTTTACCACTCTGTGCCCATGTAAACCCCAGAGAGTCTAGAATGGACCCTTTCAGGTAGCTCTTACCAGAGGCACGGATGGCGTCCAGAGCTTTCATTCTGTACAGGTAGTTATAGCAACCTATTGAAAAAAAGATCGGTCTCAGGCATAACTCTCAAGATTCGCCAAACTGTCTCCCAGCATCTGGCACACATCCAGTAACTGGGCAATAACTGAGGCTTTGCTAGCTGCTAGTGACaaccctgaagaactaagcaTTCTGAACTTGTGGGCCTCCTAACTAAGGCCTCCTCCCAAAGCTTGCCACATACTCTGattcccctgggtctccagctgCAGCAGTCTCGCATCATCATCTGCAAGGAGCTGGGGTTCATACTTGATATCCTGAACTCTGGAGAGTCGAATATCAATCTCCTCTTTCAAATCCTGTcggcataaagaaaaaaaaacacacaattacTTAACCTACACTTTGCTTTCTACCAATCTGGAAATAAGGCAGAGCAAATGATTAAGACAATGGAAGCAGACAAGATCATATAATCAATTCCAACAATTTAGGAAAGAATGGGATTGGGTTCTGTAATAACCTCTCCAAgctaattttttaagacttatttatttgaaaagcagagttagagagaagtagagacaggtcttccatctgctggttcacttcccaaatggccacaatggctggggctgggccaggctgaagccaggagcttcttctgtgtcacccaagtgggtgtaggggcccaagcacttgagctatcctgttttcccaggtcattagcaggaagctggattaaaagtggagcacctgagactcaaaTCGGTGCCTATAGGATGcaggcgctccaggccagggctttaacctgctgcaccacagtgccggcctccaagCTAGATCTTTTAATTTGCCAAGGAATTCCTTCAAGCTCCAAGGCATCAAAATTATTtctgactttttttaagatttatttttttactttttattattattattattattatttttgacaggcagagtggacagagagagagacagagagaaaggtcttccttttgccgttggttcaccctccaatggccaccgcggccagcgcaccgcactgatccgaaggcagagccaggtgcttctcctggtctcctatgtgggtgcagggcccaaggacttgggccatcctccactgcacacccgggccatagcagagagctggcctggaagaggggcaaccaggacagaatccggcgccctgaccgggactagaacctggtgtgccggcgccgctaggcggaggattagcctgttgaaccacggcgccagcctatttctGACTTTTAAGTTGGATCTAGGAGAATGTTGGTTAGGAATTATAAAGGACCTCTTGAGTTGAGAAGAACATGAACAGCAACTAGAAGTCATAATCTACTGTAAAAACCTTTATAAGGAGGGGacaggtgcttggcacagcagttaaattgctgcttggggcacctgtacccatactggagtacctggtttgagtcctggttattcagcttccgatccagcttcttgctgatgcacactctgggaggtagatgatggctgaagtacctgggtccctgacacccatgtgggccacctggattgagttctagggttctggtttcctcctggcccagccctggctgttgtgggcatttaggaggtGAATAAGCAGAcgtaagatctctctccatctgtctacctttcaaataaaaatgaaaataaataatattcttaaaaataattaaaaaaaaaaaaaccaaaaaactgtgGAGATGGCTTATATCTGGTCTGAAATAGTTTGCAGACTATCCTACCTAGAGAACCACAGTACTTACAGAggctattttaaaacaaattaaggcATTTTAAAATTGGTCATTTATACACAATGTAAAATTTATAAAGACAAAAGGTACCATACCTCACTTACCAGTTTCCTATCCATCACACTTATCACATGGTACAAATTCTTTTGTGAATGACTTTCTGGATTTTTCCAGTCACCctaattttgagatttatttatatctgtagtttccttttttttgataggcagagtggacagtgggagagagacagaaaggtattcctttttgctgctggttcaccctccaatggccgctacagctggcgcatcttgctgatccgaagccaggtgccaagtgcttctcctggtctcccatgctggtgcagggcccaaggacttgggccatcctccactgccttcccgggccatagcagagagctggcctggaagaggggcaaccgggatagaatccggcaccccaaccgggactagaacccggtgtgccggcgcctcaaggcggaggattagcctgttaagccacggcgctggcctgtagtttccttttttattaaaatattttagagattcatttgtGTTCATGGGTCTATTCCCACTGATATATCAGAATATGAATCCAtcattattttatacattttgaaaTGAGCATTTGCATCAATGGTTCTTCAAATAttatgaacaatgctgctatgaacatcctCATACGTTTCCTggtacaaaaagaataaaatttctcTGTGGTATGAGTAGAACTGTTGGATCATGGATTGCACACATGGGCGACAGGCAACTAATTTACACATCCATCAATATTTAATAACAATTTAGATCagagaatttttaaatacaaaagatcTTAATTATCCATAGTCTAGTAGCCTCAAAAGCCAAAGTTTTGATAAGCTCATGATATGCTGTGTTCCTCTCACTAGAAGCAAGTGAAAAGGAGCACTCTTGTTTCAGGCAACACCAATCTATCAGCAAGGTGGAGAGGGTTAAGAGTACTTGTCAAAGAAGCAACACTGCTGCAGGAGTTCAGAGAGTCATGCACTAGCTCTAGTTCTCCCAGTAAcccatattttctttgtaaagatttatttatttgagaggcagcagcagagagagatttatttatttgaaaagcagagttagagagaggtagagacagagagaggtcttccatccaatggttcactcccctgatggccgcaacggctggagctgtgccgatctgaactaggagcttcctttgggtctctcaagcgagtgcaggggcccaaggacttgggccatcttctgctgccttcccaggccacagcatagaggtggatgggaagtggagcagctcggactcgaaccagcatccatgtgggatgccagcactacaggcaatggctttactcgctatgccacagtgccagccctgtagtAACCTATTTTTTATTCAACAACACATTACTAAGTTCCTAATTTGAGCAGTTCTGGCTTTATATTGTTTAAGAAAACTGGCGTTGCTCCTCCTGCATCTTTGAAGCTTATTATATGGTGGAAAAAAAACGttttaaacaaacataaaagaaaaactgtggaaaatatgaagaaaaaataagcacTCTTATAGAGTAAAATAGAAGGGGAAAcctaactttaaaatatgtaattgcaGGGGGCCAGCggcgcggctcacttggttaatcctccgcctgcagcaccagcatatatgggcgctgggttctagtcctggttgctcctcttccagtccaggtctctgctgtggcccgggagagcagtggaggatggcctagtgcttgagccctgcacccacatggaagaccagtaagaagcacctggctcctggcttcagattggtgcagcgcgccggccgtagcggccatttggggaataaaccaacgaaaggaagacctttctctctgtctctctctctcactgtcttataactctacctgtcaaaaaacaaaacaaaacaaaaaggtaattgaaggggccagcgctgtggtttagcaggtaaagctgccgcctacagtactggcgccagttcaaatcctggctgccccacttctgattcagctctctgctacggtctgggaaagcagtaaatgacggcccaagtccttgggtccctgcacctgcgtgggagaccgggaagatgccaggagccagaagcttcctcggAGTcttccaatgtgggtacaggggcccaaggaattggtccatcttctactgctttcccaggccatagcagaaagctggattggaagtgaagcagctgggacatgaaccggcattgcaggtggcagctttacctgcgacaccacagcgctggagccaataaataactcttaaaaaaatgtaattggaGTCAGCAttgaggtgtagtgggttaagccactgcctgcagagatGGCATCcaataagggcactggttcatctcagctgtcccacttctgatccagctcccattaatccgcctgggaaagccgtggaagatggtccaagtagctaggcccctgcacccatgtgggaggcctggatgaagctcctggctgccccagccctggccactgcagccatttgggaaatgaaccagtggacagaaggtttctatctctccctctccctttctctgtaactctgcctttcaaatcttagtgggaaaaaaaaaaaaaaaaaaaaaagaacgaatgAGCTAGTCCAGTGAAGTCCATTCCTTTCTTAAGTGCAAAGGTTGGAAATGCAATCAGCAGAGCTGGATCCCAGTGATCTAGGGATAGCCATACAAAAGAAGTTGGTTAAAGGAGCAAGTGCCTTTTACTGAGAAAGAAAGATGCAAGAAGCAAGATAGGGGTGACATTGTTGTCACTTAGATATGCTAGGTTTGAAATGTCTATTAAAAATCtaagtagaggggctggcattatggcacagcaggttaagccatgtcctgcagtgttggcatcccatgtgggtgccttggttcgagtcccacccgggctgctccacttctgatccagttccccacttacgtgcttgggaaggcagtgggaagatggcccaagtgcttgggcccctgccatccacttgggagaccaggaaaaaattcctggctcctggcttcagacccagccttggctgtggtggccagttggggagtgaacagtagatggaagatctaacgctgcctttcaaataaataattttttttaaaagaacaaatataaGGCCAATAGGCTAATAGGCtattcaataggctaatcctccaccttgcggcgccggcacactggattctagtcctggcgccggattctgtcccggttgcccctcttccagtccagctctctgctgtggcccgggagtgcagtggaggatggcccaagtgcttgggctgtgtaccccatgggagaccaggagaagcacctggctcctggctttggatcagcaccatgcgccggctgcagcgcgctggccgcagtggccattggagggtgaaccaactgtaaaagaagacctttctgtctctctctcactgtccactctgcctgcaaaaaaaaaaaaaaaaatatatatatatatatatataagtagaaACATCAGGTAGGCAGTTGTATGCATTAAGTATGGGGTTTTGGGGCAGATATAATTTCATCTGTAGGTACATAAAGTCAAAGAGGGCAATCacgtaaggaagaagagaacaaaGTTAAGACTACTTCATTACCTTCTATGTGTACTCTAGTAAGTCGCGTCCTTTCCTTAGGTTTGTTTGGAACGTGAACAACTGAACTTGATTTCCTAAGTCTCAAGTTCTGCAAAGGTGACCATTATTGCTCTAGGACTAACTGTAACCACCCCTAACCTCATCCTAAGACAAAATCAAACATAGAATACTGGGTGACTTAAGACAAACATCTTGCAGCAAGGGTTGGGACCCTCAATCCAAGCCCTTCATTCTACCGAAGGATGAAGTTCCAGCACCCAGCTGTAAGCAAATAAGCCCATCCCAAGACAGAATTGTTGCTCAACTTAACCAAGTTCGAGCAAAACTGTACAGAAGGCAGAGAAAATCTTATTCTCGTCCCGAAAAAAGATTGGAGGAACCAGGTTTATCTCGGGTCCTAAGGACCTACCTTGGGGGCATTGTGTCCCACAGGGACATGAGGTCCCCTTCTAGATTTCATAGCAAAGCGCATGATTTGCCTcttcacaaaaataaacagcAGTACAAACACCTGTCCgaaaagaaaagtaaacaatctttaataaaaagacaGAAGACAAACATGCCCTCATTCTAAATCCCAAGAGTCGGGCTCCCAGGGATGCTTCAGGGTAAAACTTTGGAGAAAGCAAGGCCATCTTTAAAGATGAGGATGGGCTTTGGGAAGCTGGTACCGGGAGCGTGGGGTTCTCGGTTAGGGCAGGTTGGTAACTTAAGCTCCCAGGTAACCCCTGAGATAAAGTCAAAGCCCAGAAAAAGCGCCGGCTAAGTGGGAAGGGGAGGACAGGCACAGCTTAACAGGAGTCTCTCTTGGGTCCGACGCGACAACACGAATGGGGATTATGGGGGGGGGGTTCTCCTCACCAGGCTCCCGTAGGCCATCACCAGCACGACATTCACCCCAGACAGCCAGCTACTGCTGGACGCCATGGCCTCCCTACCCTGCGCAGACCTGCTAGGGTTTAATCCGCTCCCCCTCCTCGTCAGCCCAGGTTGCGCCAAAGCAACGACGCCTGGGTTTCCTGGGCTTCCTCGGCCATTTCCTTACGGTGGAAGACCAAGCCAGCCCCGGCCTGAAAACATGGCGGACGGGGGGGGGTGGTTAGGAAAGGGGAACGACGCATTCCCGCTTCCCCCGCCACGTGACTCGGGCGAGCAATAGCACCCGCCAGCGGCCAGTGCGGAGACGCGGAACTACGCCAGTAAGAGGAAGCGGAGTCCGTCCGCGCGTCACGTGGTAGAGGCGGGGCTGCGGCGGAGGAGGCGGGGCGGACGCACGGAGTCCGAGTGCGGTGTCTCGTGGCGGGGCGGCACGCGCACGCTTGCGTGCGCGTCCCTTTTCGCGTCACGTGCTGGAGGACGCAGGAAGGCAAGTGGGAGGGAGAAGGCGCGAGAGCGAGCGCGAGAGGGAaaaggggggggtggggaggagggaatcTTATGTCACGTGACAGGGGCGGCGCGGCCCGGGGTGTCAGTGTGGAGGAGACTGAGGTAAAGTTGGGAGCGCAGCGGcgttggcggcggcggcagcggcagcggcagcgcgGCGGGGCCGGGTATTGTCCGCGGCCCCTTTAAATCCGCGATTCCCCCCCTTttaccctccctcctttctcccctaCCCCCGCCGTATCCCCCTCCCTCGGTAGACCCCCCCGCGCCGTGTGTTCCCCACTGTACACCCCCACTCCTAGTCATGCGAGCCCTGGCGGCCCCCCCCACCTCGAGTCGGCCGCCGGAGGTTTTGTTTATGGTTGGGTTCGCGGCCTAGTGGGCCGCGCTAGAGCCGGGGCCTCGATTTGGGAGCGTGGCCGGGGCGGGGCTTGGGGCAGCCGGAGGGGGGGGCCATGCGGCTAGGGCCTGAGGGGGGAGAGCGAGAAAGAGCGCGAGCGAGCgaggcctgggccctgcccaaGGTAGGGTCCTCTCTACCCCGGCCGGTGCCTGTGCAGGAGGAGagggcctcctccctctcctaccctCTGCGGGCCTCCTCTGATCCGGATCCGGCCTGGTTTGGGggtggcggggggagggagggcgaTGGGGTGGAGCTGCCCCAAACTCCCCCATGTGGCCCTCAGTTTGGAGTGCGGAGGATTAATTTGTTCCGGGTGGGAGGTAGGGAGGCGATTGGCCCCGTGTGTTCCTGATGTGGCGCTGAGGGGGGTGAGCCTCCCATCCTCCACGCGTGGGCTTGCGTCCCCTCTCCGTTTCCAGGCTCTTTGTCATCTCCtgttatttccttttccttctttctcaccGACCAAGCtctttggaatatatttttgCTGCTGTCTGTAGCTTCCGGTTGTCTATACTGTAGTTTTGGGTAACCCCAACAATTATGTTATTTGGGAAGCAGGACGTGGAGGCCCCCATAGGGTGTATTACGCTTGAGGGACGTCACTAGAGTACTGGGCATTTGTTCATTCTTCTTATAATGGGACAAGAATTCCAAATTTCTTCAGAACCTTTATCTTATGAACAGCCGCTAAATTGCTTTGTAAACTGATGTCACAAACATCAATGGAAACATCCTTTTCCACCCTCTTGAAGTGTAGCCACCTCTGGTGTAGGACATTGGGGAAAGAAAAACACCGCAGTAACAggcatttttgttgttattgttaacgTTTTTGCTTTTGACTCTTCCCAATTATTAAatagagaaatctttttttttgtcttctctccCTGTCCGCCCTCCACCCCCATATCCTGCTTTGGGGATATCTGATGTGACTTGCTCAGAAGTGATGAGGGTTGTGATAACCAACCTTGCCAGAGAATTAAAACATTTTGGCTGTGTATCAGCTGAAAAACTGCCTTGAGATCGTACATCACTGTCCTTAAAGATTAGACTGTCCCAATGATTGTTTCCATCGCTG containing:
- the C5H1orf43 gene encoding protein C1orf43 homolog isoform X1 → MSLWDTMPPRQMERDLTSAYSPPKCPQQPGLGQEETRTLELNPGGPHGCQGPRYFSHHLPPRVCISKKLDRKLNNQDSNQDLKEEIDIRLSRVQDIKYEPQLLADDDARLLQLETQGNQSCYNYLYRMKALDAIRASEIPFRAEGRHPRSLMGKNFRSYLLDLRNTSTPFKGVRKALIDTLLEGYETARYGTGVFGQNEYLRYQEALSELATVVKARIGSSQRQHQSAAKDLTQSPEVSPTTIQVTYLPSSQKSKRAKHFLELKSFKDNYNTLESTL
- the C5H1orf43 gene encoding protein C1orf43 homolog isoform X3 codes for the protein MASSSSWLSGVNVVLVMAYGSLVFVLLFIFVKRQIMRFAMKSRRGPHVPVGHNAPKDLKEEIDIRLSRVQDIKYEPQLLADDDARLLQLETQGNQSCYNYLYRMKALDAIRASEIPFRAEGRHPRSLMGKNFRSYLLDLRNTSTPFKGVRKALIDTLLEGYETARYGTGVFGQNEYLRYQEALSELATVVKARIGSSQRQHQSAAKDLTQSPEVSPTTIQVTYLPSSQKSKRAKHFLELKSFKDNYNTLESTL
- the C5H1orf43 gene encoding protein C1orf43 homolog isoform X2, which produces MERDLTSAYSPPKCPQQPGLGQEETRTLELNPGGPHGCQGPRYFSHHLPPRVCISKKLDRKLNNQDSNQDLKEEIDIRLSRVQDIKYEPQLLADDDARLLQLETQGNQSCYNYLYRMKALDAIRASEIPFRAEGRHPRSLMGKNFRSYLLDLRNTSTPFKGVRKALIDTLLEGYETARYGTGVFGQNEYLRYQEALSELATVVKARIGSSQRQHQSAAKDLTQSPEVSPTTIQVTYLPSSQKSKRAKHFLELKSFKDNYNTLESTL